In one Fusarium falciforme chromosome 5, complete sequence genomic region, the following are encoded:
- a CDS encoding Aconitate hydratase, mitochondrial, with protein MASMEVASRSGGAMTQLLRRAGPNTVRSAAAIAATRDSRRNFSSVKSLPPTYEKLYTKYTEVRRVLGKQRLTLAEKILYSHLDNPEDSLLTNTDNGRSIRGKANLRLKPDRVNMQDASAQMAILQFMSCNLAKPAIPASIHCDHLIVGSKGAEDDLEAGIQTNKEVFDFLESAARKYGMDFWPPGAGIIHQTVLENYALPGLMMLGTDSHSPNAGGLSTVTIGVGGADAVEALVGAPWELKAPKILGVQLIGKLNNWASPKDIILRLAGHLTVRGGTGSIIEYFGEGVNTLSATGMATVCNMGAEVGATTSIFPYTEASARYLDSTRRSNANKNIEALENFASNSSDPDAQWRFKADEGAEYDDLITIDLSTLEPHINGPFTPDLATPLSKFKEVVKDQKWPEVLSAGLIGSCTNSSYEDMTRVESLLKDAKAAGLKPAADFYITPGSEQIRATLERDGTLETFQEAGGIVLSNACGPCIGQWKRQDGVTKGTSNAILTSYNRNFRGRNDGNPDTMNFLASPEIVTAMAFAGSTTFNPVTDSIKTPDGKDFKFSPPHGLEGPQTPFESGNPSLGVLSQAPDANAQIAISPTSERLAFLDPFPPFPSSDLSGLRVLVKVTGKCTTDTISAAGPWLKYKGHLPNISTNTLNTAINAETGEVNAAYDLDGSKHTIPELGQLWKDRGQEWLVVAEHNYGEGSAREHAALQPRYLGARVVLTKSFARIHETNLKKQGVVPLTFENEADYDKIAAGDEVATVGLYEMLQNEGKGEVQLRVTKASGEEILIPTKHAVTKDQAGFILAGSALNLLSKGI; from the exons ATGGCTTCAATGGAGGTGGCCAGCCGCTCAGGCGGCGCCATGACG CAACTCTTGCGACGCGCCGGCCCCAATACCGTCCGATCGGCTGCTGCCATCGCTGCTACGAGAGACTCCCGGAGAAACTTCTCATCGGTCAAGTCGCTTCCCCCCACCTACGAGAAGCTCTACACCAAGTACACCGAGGTCCGTCGCGTGCTCGGCAAGCAGCGTCTGACCCTCGCCGAGAAGATCCTCTACAGCCACCTCGACAACCCTGAGGACTCGCTGCTCACAAACACCGACAATGGACGCAGCATCCGCGGCAAGGCCAACCTGCGCCTCAAGCCTGACCGTGTCAACATGCAGGACGCCTCCGCCCAGATGGCCATCCTCCAGTTCATGTCTTGCAACCTGGCCAAGCCTGCTATTCCCGCCAGCATCCACTGTGACCACTTGATTGTGGGTTCCAAGGGTGCTGAGGATGATTTGGAGGCCGGTATTCAGACCAACAAGGAGGTGTTTGACTTCCTTGAGTCTGCGGCGCGCAAGTATGGAATGGACTTTTGGCCTCCTGGTGCTGGTATTATTCACCAGACTGTCCTCGAGAACTACGCTCTCCCTGGACTGATGATGCTTGGTACCGACTCTCACAGCCCCAACGCTGGTGGTCTCAGCACTGTGACTatcggtgttggtggtgctgACGCCGTTGAAGCTCTGGTTGGCGCTCCCTGGGAGCTCAAGGCCCCCAAGATCCTTGGTGTCCAGCTTATCGGCAAGCTCAACAACTGGGCTTCCCCCAAGGATATTATCCTCCGCCTCGCCGGACACCTCACTGTCCGTGGAGGCACTGGCTCCATCATTGAGTACTTCGGAGAGGGTGTCAACACCCTCAGTGCGACTGGTATGGCTACTGTGTGTAACATGGGAGCAGAGGTTGGCGCCACAACATCCATCTTCCCCTACACCGAGGCCTCGGCTAGATACCTCGATTCGACCCGACGATCGAACGCGAACAAGAATATCGAGGCTCTCGAGAACTTTGCCAGCAACAGCTCTGACCCCGATGCTCAGTGGCGATtcaaggccgacgagggTGCCGAGTACGACGACCTCATCACTATCGACCTGTCTACTCTAGAGCCTCACATCAACGGCCCCTTCACTCCCGATTTGGCCACCCCTCTTtccaagttcaaggaggTTGTCAAGGACCAGAAATGGCCCGAGGTTCTGTCTGCCGGTCTCATTGGTAGCTGCACCAACAGCTCTTACGAGGACATGACCCGAGTCGAGAGTCTGCTCAAGGACGCTAAGGCGGCTGGTCTTAAGCCTGCTGCCGACTTCTACATCACTCCCGGCAGCGAGCAGATTCGAGCCACACTCGAGCGTGATGGTACTCTTGAGACCTTCCAGGAGGCTGGCGGCATCGTCCTCTCCAACGCCTGTGGTCCCTGTATTGGTCAGTGGAAGCGACAGGACGGAGTGACCAAGGGCACCAGCAACGCTATCCTGACTTCTTACAACCGAAACTTCCGTGGCCGCAATGATGGAAACCCTGATACCATGAACTTCCTCGCCTCCCCCGAGATCGTCACCGCCATGGCCTTTGCTGGTTCGACCACATTCAACCCCGTGACCGACAGCATCAAGACCCCTGACGGCAAGGACTTCAAgttctctcctcctcatggTCTTGAGGGCCCTCAGACTCCCTTCGAGTCCGGTAACCCTTCACTAGGCGTCCTGTCTCAGGCCCCTGACGCCAACGCCCAGATCGCCATCTCTCCTACCTCGGAGCGTCTGGCCTTCCTCGACCCCTTCCCCCCATTCCCCTCGTCCGACCTCTCTGGCCTCCGTGTTCTCGTCAAGGTCACTGGCAAGTGCACGACTGATACCATCTCTGCTGCCGGCCCCTGGCTCAAGTACAAGGGCCACCTGCCCAACATCAGCACCAACACCCTCAACACAGCCATCAACGCCGAGACTGGTGAGGTCAACGCCGCTTACGACCTCGACGGCTCCAAGCACACCATCCCTGAGCTCGGCCAGCTCTGGAAGGACCGCGGTCAGGAGtggctcgtcgtcgccgagcACAACTACGGCGAGGGTTCCGCCCGTGAGCATGCCGCCCTGCAGCCCCGATACCTCGGCGCCCGCGTCGTCCTCACCAAGTCGTTCGCCCGTATCCACGAGACCAACCTCAAGAAGCAGGGTGTCGTGCCCCTGACCTTCGAGAACGAGGCCGACTACGACAAGATCGCCGCCGGTGACGAGGTCGCCACCGTCGGCCTCTACGAGATGCTCCAGAACGAGGGCAAGGGTGAAGTCCAGCTCCGCGTCACCAAGGCCTCAGGCGAGGAGATCCTCATCCCGACCAAGCACGCCGTCACCAAGGACCAGGCCGGTTTCATTCTTGCCGGCAGCGCCCTCAACCTGCTGTCCAAGGGCATATAG